From Salvelinus namaycush isolate Seneca chromosome 9, SaNama_1.0, whole genome shotgun sequence:
CCTAGCGCAGACACTCCATCCATCAACAGCAGGAGTGGGGGTCTGGCTGTGCGTTTACAGCAGGAGTGGGGGTCTGGCTGTGCGTTTACAGCAGGAGTGGGGGTCTGGCTGTGCGTTTACAGCAGGAGTGGGGGTCTGGCTGTGCGTGCTTAATACGGATGTGCGTTTAAATAAACTGACAGCTTCTGCCTCCTCCTGTCTGTCCAGTACCACCCTCTCCTTAGAATTCCTATTTGACATGTAGAGTGCCTAGGCCTACTGAGAGGATCCATATTGTGAGTAGACAGATCTGGTATATTATTGCCGTTCTAGTCCccaggggcacaactttggttttagaagtgcgGGGGGCATATTTTTTGTACTTAAAAAAGAATCCAGTCAgaaaaacactccaaacagcctacccgaccgctcggaggcgtccacatggtcctaaagcacaccgttgcctcattTTGTATCACAATCCAATGATAAAACTCGGGGGGACAAACATGCAATTtcagaatgggggggggggggggcatgtacccctgtccccagtgaaagttgcgcccgtGCTAGTCCCTGTGAGCGAATGACTGGTCCCAACAGTGAGCTTCTCCTCTGGCTCCCCCTGCTGGCTCAGTATGTGAAGTATCCTAGCTGGTGCATCTTGTGCAGGAGGTTGTGCATAAGGTCAAAGGTGGTGAAGCTGACCCCCACAGCGATTGGCCCTTTGATCCAGTTCATACTGAGGCCCTTGTAGAGTCCACGCACCCCCCCTTCCTGCACCATGATCGTCTTCATGGTGCCCAGGACGCTGCCGTACTGTTGGCCCGTCACCCCGGCCGTCTGCATGCGTCGGCGAACCATGTCCAGAGGGTAAGAGGCCGACTGGCCGATCAGGCCGGCGCACGCACCGAACGCCAAACGCTCGTAAGAGTACGGCTGGGACCGCCTAGTTCTctctggagagagggatgggaggagagagaaagagagggatcaATTTAAGTGAATCTCAGCCCTTCATTAAAAAGTTGATTATCCAATAAagataattataatttttttaaagtcTGTACCTGCATGCAGTTTCTTGAGGGTCTCGTATGTGAAGAAGGTGATTCCTGAGTACGGGATCACTCCCAAGATGGTCGGGCAGAAGCCTCTGTATAGGGTCTTTATGCCCTCCTCCTGCATGATGCGCACAAAAACGTGCATGATGTTGCTGTACCTGCAACCGAAACAAGAACGATAAGAGAAGGATATTAACCTATAAGGTTATTGATTAGGATAGTAATATGACCTATACTAACTTACAGTACATGCCTGTTGAACACTGAACAAGTGTGCAAAGGGGAGCCACATGCAGGTATGTTTTTACATTCAAAGATAAAAAATGACGAGCGTTATCGGAGTGCCCTACATTTGCCTGGGCGTCACCGCCATCCTGGCCCGCACCATGTCCAGGGGATAGGTGAGCATGACCGCCGTGGTGCCAGCCAATGATCCTGCCAGGAAACGTGGAAAAGGAGGCAGGGCTCTGAAAAAGACAAGATGGATTCCATCATGTTACAGAACATCTATGTTTTCTACAATGAATGCGTATCATTTGTATTATT
This genomic window contains:
- the LOC120053793 gene encoding mitochondrial coenzyme A transporter SLC25A42-like, with amino-acid sequence MAHTVQGHQRALPQAAVLSLPPSSHAKRLTVLDTLLCGASAGAVAKTFIAPLDRTKIIFQVSSQKFSAKEAFRLIYCTYMKDGFLSLWRGNSATMVRVIPYAAIQFCSHDQYKGILGRYYGFQGKALPPFPRFLAGSLAGTTAVMLTYPLDMVRARMAVTPRQMYSNIMHVFVRIMQEEGIKTLYRGFCPTILGVIPYSGITFFTYETLKKLHAERTRRSQPYSYERLAFGACAGLIGQSASYPLDMVRRRMQTAGVTGQQYGSVLGTMKTIMVQEGGVRGLYKGLSMNWIKGPIAVGVSFTTFDLMHNLLHKMHQLGYFTY